One segment of uncultured Tolumonas sp. DNA contains the following:
- the plsY gene encoding glycerol-3-phosphate 1-O-acyltransferase PlsY — translation MLALAFAMTGMAYLLGSISNAVLISRCCGLPDPRDYGSHNPGATNVLRSGNRIAALSVFLLDMLKGTLPVYLAWYLGIPPIYLGFIGIAACLGHMYPLYFHFRGGKGVATALGALMPLGLDMGSFMIITWLLILLLTGYSSLAALAAALLAPLYTYCLKPEFTLPVAMLCCLIILRHHENISRLLHGREPKIWPNNPLRRHRR, via the coding sequence ATGCTCGCTCTCGCTTTTGCCATGACTGGCATGGCTTATTTGCTGGGATCAATCAGTAACGCCGTATTGATCAGCCGTTGCTGCGGCCTACCCGACCCCCGCGATTATGGCTCACATAACCCCGGCGCGACCAATGTACTACGCTCCGGTAACCGTATTGCCGCTTTGAGCGTGTTTCTGCTGGATATGCTAAAAGGCACCCTGCCGGTTTATCTGGCCTGGTATCTCGGCATTCCACCGATCTATCTCGGCTTTATCGGTATAGCTGCCTGTTTAGGGCATATGTACCCGCTGTATTTCCATTTCCGCGGCGGCAAAGGTGTCGCCACCGCGCTTGGTGCCCTGATGCCTCTCGGGTTGGATATGGGCAGCTTTATGATCATAACCTGGCTGCTGATATTGCTGCTCACCGGCTATTCATCACTGGCGGCATTGGCAGCGGCATTATTGGCGCCACTGTATACCTACTGCCTGAAACCTGAATTTACCCTGCCCGTAGCCATGCTCTGTTGTCTGATCATTCTGCGTCATCACGAGAATATCAGCCGCTTATTACATGGCCGAGAACCGAAGATCTGGCCCAATAACCCGTTACGGCGTCACCGGCGCTAA
- the dnaG gene encoding DNA primase, translating to MAGKIPQSFIDDLLNRTDIIELIDGRVHLKKAGKNYQACCPFHNEKSPSFSVSPEKQFYHCFGCGAHGNAIGFLMEYDGLNFPDAVGELANLHGLTVPNDQPFHNQGPAPSADHYQLMEWAARYFQNQLKSAPQAIEYLKGRGLTGEIVKQFAIGYAPGSWDGLRQTLVRSAASEAQLVELGMLIGRDGGGSYDRFRDRIMFPIRDRRGRVIGFGGRVLGDGTPKYLNSPETPIFHKGKELFGLYQVKERHRNPARILIVEGYMDVVALAQFGVDYAVASLGTSTTADHMHLLFRTTSEVVCCYDGDNAGREAAWRALENALPSLQDGKDLRFVFLPQEHDPDSFIREFGQAVFEQKLDDAQSYADFLFERLTRDLNLSGEAGQNELANKAIALIRRVPEGFNRESLLTKLSAQLRWGENEKRLREIFRRQEQEAQQTATTAKPGGKIKLTLIRRAIALIVQHPAVAALLPPLPDVLKSLKEPGIEVLLTLLAQLHNNPMSTGQLLELWRDTKEGRALAQLAMLDELTAGDNIQQELEDVCDRLLDLYLQQRLDSLLNQHQLNLEEKQELQFLLTEYKRSTK from the coding sequence ATGGCTGGCAAAATCCCGCAATCGTTTATTGATGATCTGCTGAATCGTACCGATATTATCGAGTTAATCGACGGTCGTGTTCATCTGAAAAAAGCCGGTAAGAACTACCAGGCTTGTTGCCCATTTCATAACGAAAAATCGCCTTCTTTCTCTGTTAGCCCAGAAAAACAGTTTTATCACTGCTTTGGCTGTGGTGCGCACGGTAACGCCATCGGTTTTCTGATGGAGTATGACGGGCTGAACTTTCCCGACGCCGTCGGTGAACTGGCGAATCTGCACGGCTTAACCGTACCCAACGATCAACCTTTTCACAACCAAGGGCCTGCCCCCTCAGCCGATCACTATCAACTGATGGAATGGGCAGCACGGTATTTCCAAAATCAGTTAAAGAGTGCCCCGCAAGCGATTGAATACCTGAAAGGGCGTGGTTTAACTGGCGAGATCGTCAAACAATTTGCGATTGGTTATGCACCAGGCAGCTGGGATGGTTTACGCCAGACGCTGGTTCGTTCAGCAGCCAGCGAAGCACAATTGGTTGAACTGGGCATGCTGATCGGGCGCGATGGTGGCGGCAGTTATGACCGCTTCCGCGATCGGATTATGTTTCCGATCCGCGATCGTCGTGGTCGGGTTATCGGTTTTGGTGGCCGCGTTCTGGGTGATGGTACGCCCAAATATCTTAACTCACCGGAAACGCCGATTTTTCATAAAGGCAAAGAACTGTTTGGCCTGTATCAGGTTAAAGAACGGCATCGAAATCCGGCCCGCATCCTGATCGTCGAAGGCTATATGGATGTAGTGGCACTGGCGCAATTTGGTGTCGACTATGCAGTGGCCTCGCTGGGCACGTCAACGACCGCAGATCATATGCATCTGTTATTTCGCACCACATCCGAAGTGGTGTGTTGTTACGACGGTGATAATGCAGGTCGGGAAGCCGCTTGGCGTGCGCTGGAAAATGCCCTGCCCAGCTTGCAGGATGGTAAAGATCTACGTTTCGTGTTTCTGCCGCAAGAACATGATCCAGATAGCTTCATTCGCGAATTTGGTCAGGCGGTTTTTGAACAAAAACTGGATGATGCGCAATCGTATGCAGACTTTTTGTTTGAACGTCTGACACGAGATCTGAATTTAAGTGGCGAGGCAGGACAAAATGAACTGGCTAATAAAGCCATTGCCCTGATCCGTCGGGTACCTGAAGGGTTTAATCGCGAAAGTCTGTTGACCAAGCTCTCAGCACAATTGCGCTGGGGGGAAAATGAAAAACGGCTGCGTGAAATATTCCGCCGTCAGGAACAGGAAGCGCAACAGACAGCAACTACCGCAAAACCCGGTGGTAAAATCAAACTGACGCTGATCCGACGAGCAATTGCGTTGATCGTGCAACATCCAGCCGTCGCGGCATTACTCCCCCCGCTGCCGGATGTGCTAAAATCATTAAAAGAACCCGGTATTGAGGTGTTGCTGACGCTGTTAGCGCAGTTGCACAACAACCCAATGTCGACAGGTCAGTTGCTGGAACTATGGCGTGATACCAAAGAAGGACGCGCCTTAGCACAACTGGCGATGCTGGATGAACTCACCGCCGGTGACAACATTCAGCAAGAACTGGAAGATGTCTGCGATCGTTTGCTCGATCTGTATCTGCAGCAACGGCTAGACAGCTTATTAAATCAGCACCAGCTGAATCTTGAAGAAAAACAAGAACTACAGTTTTTACTAACTGAATACAAACGATCCACGAAATAA
- the tsaD gene encoding tRNA (adenosine(37)-N6)-threonylcarbamoyltransferase complex transferase subunit TsaD gives MRVLGIETSCDETGIAIFDDQDGILAHQLYSQIKLHADYGGVVPELASRDHIRKTLPLIEAALQQAGCRSEDLDGIAYTAGPGLVGALLVGATIARSLAMAWNKPAIPVHHMEGHLLAPMLEEHTPEFPFVALLVSGGHTLLVRVDGIGQYKILGESVDDAAGEAFDKTAKLLGLDYPGGAALSKLAEQGTAGRFVFPRPMTDRPGLDFSFSGLKTFAANTIRSQGDDDQTRADIAHAFQTAVVDTLAIKCKRALQETGLKRLVIAGGVSANKQLRTELAAVMKKLGGEVFYPRPEFCTDNGAMIAFAGLQRLKAGHTTGLEIVVQPRWNLETLAPVTP, from the coding sequence ATGCGGGTATTAGGCATCGAAACTTCTTGTGATGAAACCGGGATCGCGATCTTTGACGATCAAGACGGGATCCTCGCGCATCAATTATACAGCCAGATTAAATTACATGCCGACTATGGCGGGGTGGTGCCGGAATTGGCCAGCCGCGATCATATCCGCAAAACATTGCCATTGATTGAAGCGGCATTACAGCAAGCCGGTTGTCGATCCGAGGATCTGGACGGGATCGCATATACGGCGGGCCCAGGCTTAGTGGGGGCGTTACTGGTGGGCGCCACTATTGCGCGTTCACTAGCGATGGCTTGGAATAAACCGGCGATCCCGGTGCATCACATGGAAGGACATTTACTGGCGCCAATGTTAGAAGAACATACGCCTGAGTTTCCTTTTGTGGCGTTGCTGGTTTCTGGTGGTCATACCTTGTTAGTGCGCGTAGACGGTATTGGTCAGTATAAGATCCTCGGTGAATCAGTCGATGATGCCGCCGGTGAAGCTTTTGATAAAACAGCGAAATTGCTGGGGCTGGACTACCCTGGTGGTGCGGCATTATCAAAATTAGCTGAGCAGGGTACGGCTGGACGGTTTGTGTTCCCGCGTCCGATGACGGATCGCCCAGGCTTGGATTTTAGTTTTTCCGGCTTAAAGACTTTTGCAGCTAATACGATCCGCAGTCAGGGCGATGATGATCAAACCCGAGCGGATATCGCACATGCCTTCCAGACGGCGGTTGTCGATACGTTGGCGATCAAGTGTAAACGAGCATTGCAGGAAACCGGTCTGAAGCGCTTGGTGATTGCCGGTGGCGTCAGTGCCAACAAACAATTACGCACCGAATTGGCGGCCGTGATGAAAAAGCTGGGTGGTGAAGTGTTTTATCCACGCCCGGAATTTTGCACCGATAATGGCGCCATGATCGCCTTTGCGGGTTTGCAACGGCTGAAAGCGGGACATACCACCGGGCTTGAGATCGTGGTACAGCCACGCTGGAATCTGGAAACGTTAGCGCCGGTGACGCCGTAA
- the rpsU gene encoding 30S ribosomal protein S21 — translation MPVIKVRENEPFDVALRRFKRSCEKAGVLSDVRSREFYEKPTTIRKRAKASAVKRHMKKLARENARRNRLY, via the coding sequence ATGCCAGTTATTAAAGTACGTGAAAACGAGCCATTCGACGTAGCTCTGCGTCGCTTCAAACGCTCCTGCGAAAAAGCAGGTGTTCTGTCTGACGTTCGCAGCCGCGAATTTTACGAAAAGCCAACTACTATTCGTAAACGCGCTAAAGCGTCTGCAGTAAAACGTCACATGAAGAAACTGGCTCGCGAAAACGCACGTCGTAACCGTCTGTACTAA
- the rpoD gene encoding RNA polymerase sigma factor RpoD encodes MSSMEQTPQSQLKLLVAKGKEQGYLTYAEVNDHLPQDIVDSDQIEDIIQMINDMGIQVVENVPDADDLLLTENNAADEDAAEAAAQVLASVESEIGRTTDPVRMYMREMGTVELLTREGEIDIAKRIEDGINQVQSSVAEYPEAITYLLDQFDRFEAGHIRLGDIISGFVSEDDDLPPTATNIGSALDEETLKEDDTDDDDEDEDGDDDAEEDTGPDPEVAREKFSALRTQYEKTRDAIKDNGRDSDLAKVEILELANVFKEFRLVPKQFDRLVNSMRDMMERVRVQERLILRYCVEYAKMPKKNFVSAFTNNESSNGWFEFAKSSGKAWSAGLEKMDEEVQRSIQKLQQVEHETGLSIAQIKDINRRMSIGEAKARRAKKEMVEANLRLVISIAKKYTNRGLQFLDLIQEGNIGLMKAVDKFEYRRGYKFSTYATWWIRQAITRSIADQARTIRIPVHMIETINKLNRISRQMLQEMGREPNPEELAERMGMPEDKIRKVLKIAKEPISMETPIGDDEDSHLGDFIEDTTLALPADSATSESLKAATRDVLSGLTAREAKVLRMRFGIDMNTDHTLEEVGKQFDVTRERIRQIEAKALRKLRHPSRSEVLRSFLDE; translated from the coding sequence ATGAGTTCTATGGAGCAAACCCCTCAGTCGCAACTAAAACTCCTCGTTGCCAAAGGTAAAGAGCAGGGCTATCTGACTTATGCAGAAGTTAACGATCATCTTCCACAAGATATCGTTGATTCCGATCAGATAGAAGACATTATTCAGATGATCAATGACATGGGTATCCAGGTCGTTGAAAACGTACCTGATGCCGATGATCTGTTGCTGACCGAAAACAATGCCGCCGACGAAGATGCAGCAGAAGCTGCGGCGCAAGTTCTGGCATCTGTTGAGTCTGAAATTGGTCGTACTACTGACCCTGTGCGTATGTATATGCGCGAAATGGGTACGGTTGAGCTATTGACTCGTGAAGGCGAAATCGACATCGCTAAACGAATTGAAGACGGTATCAATCAGGTACAAAGTTCCGTAGCCGAATATCCGGAAGCGATCACTTACCTGCTGGATCAGTTTGATCGTTTTGAAGCCGGTCATATCCGTCTGGGCGACATCATTTCCGGTTTCGTCAGTGAAGATGACGATTTACCACCAACAGCCACCAACATCGGTTCTGCGTTAGATGAAGAAACGCTGAAAGAAGACGACACCGATGATGATGACGAAGATGAAGACGGCGATGATGATGCGGAAGAAGATACTGGTCCGGATCCTGAAGTCGCTCGTGAGAAATTCTCTGCGCTGCGTACTCAATACGAAAAAACGCGTGACGCCATCAAAGACAATGGTCGTGACAGCGATTTAGCCAAAGTAGAGATCCTTGAATTAGCGAACGTATTCAAAGAATTCCGTCTGGTGCCGAAGCAGTTTGACCGTTTGGTTAACAGCATGCGTGACATGATGGAACGCGTGCGCGTACAGGAACGTTTGATCCTGCGTTATTGCGTTGAATACGCAAAAATGCCAAAGAAAAACTTTGTTTCTGCTTTTACTAACAATGAATCCAGCAATGGCTGGTTTGAATTTGCGAAAAGCAGCGGTAAAGCCTGGTCTGCCGGCTTAGAAAAAATGGATGAAGAAGTACAACGCTCCATCCAGAAATTGCAGCAGGTAGAACACGAAACAGGTCTGTCGATTGCTCAGATCAAAGATATCAACCGTCGTATGAGTATCGGTGAAGCAAAAGCGCGCCGTGCGAAAAAAGAGATGGTTGAGGCGAACTTACGTCTGGTAATTTCTATTGCGAAGAAATACACCAACCGTGGTCTGCAATTCCTTGATTTGATTCAAGAAGGTAACATAGGTCTGATGAAAGCGGTCGATAAATTCGAATATCGCCGTGGTTATAAATTCTCAACCTATGCCACTTGGTGGATCCGTCAGGCAATCACGCGCTCTATCGCTGACCAAGCCCGTACCATTCGTATTCCGGTACATATGATCGAAACGATCAATAAGCTGAACCGTATCTCTCGTCAGATGCTGCAGGAAATGGGTCGTGAACCGAATCCTGAAGAATTGGCAGAACGTATGGGTATGCCGGAAGACAAGATCCGTAAAGTGCTGAAGATCGCGAAAGAGCCGATCTCGATGGAAACCCCGATCGGTGACGATGAAGATTCGCACTTAGGTGATTTCATTGAAGACACAACCCTGGCACTGCCAGCGGATTCTGCTACTTCAGAAAGTCTGAAAGCAGCTACCCGTGACGTATTGTCTGGTCTGACTGCACGTGAAGCAAAAGTACTGCGTATGCGTTTTGGTATCGATATGAACACTGACCATACTTTGGAAGAAGTAGGTAAGCAGTTCGACGTTACTCGTGAACGTATTCGTCAGATCGAA
- the folB gene encoding dihydroneopterin aldolase, whose product MDKVFIDHLEVYCTIGVYEWEKQITQKLVLDLEMDFDTQAAGEQDDMSLALDYAAVSKRVTDMISTRPIGLVEAVAEQTAQLLLTEFPILRVRVRVTKPGAVVNARGVGVEIIREA is encoded by the coding sequence ATGGATAAAGTCTTTATCGATCATCTCGAAGTTTATTGCACGATTGGTGTGTATGAATGGGAAAAACAGATCACCCAGAAACTGGTGCTGGATCTGGAAATGGATTTTGATACCCAAGCCGCCGGTGAGCAGGACGATATGTCATTGGCACTGGATTATGCGGCGGTGTCAAAACGCGTCACCGATATGATCAGTACTCGCCCGATTGGCTTGGTTGAAGCGGTGGCAGAACAGACAGCCCAGTTGCTGTTGACCGAATTTCCGATCCTGCGGGTACGAGTACGGGTGACGAAACCGGGGGCGGTGGTCAATGCCCGTGGTGTCGGGGTTGAGATCATTCGGGAGGCATAA
- the folK gene encoding 2-amino-4-hydroxy-6-hydroxymethyldihydropteridine diphosphokinase, with product MARIYIGVGSNIEREHYLRAGWQALQQVFSACCCSTVYESEAVGFDGAPFYNLVIAAETVHGVAEVAAQLRAIEFAHGRPADARKFSGRTLDLDLLAYDELVITTPVELPRSEILLNAFVLRPFAELAPQWRHPLAEMTLAQLWSEYDAKRQPLRAVEFDWY from the coding sequence ATGGCCCGTATTTATATCGGTGTCGGTTCGAACATCGAACGGGAACATTATCTACGCGCAGGCTGGCAAGCTTTGCAGCAGGTGTTCTCGGCATGCTGTTGTTCCACGGTGTATGAAAGTGAAGCGGTCGGTTTTGACGGCGCACCCTTTTACAATCTGGTGATCGCGGCGGAAACCGTGCATGGCGTGGCGGAAGTAGCGGCACAACTGCGGGCCATTGAGTTTGCTCATGGTCGCCCAGCCGATGCGCGCAAATTTTCCGGTCGGACACTGGATCTGGATCTGCTGGCTTATGATGAGTTAGTGATCACGACACCGGTGGAATTACCGCGCAGCGAGATCCTGTTGAATGCGTTTGTGTTGCGCCCGTTTGCTGAGTTGGCGCCACAATGGCGGCACCCACTGGCCGAGATGACGCTGGCGCAATTGTGGTCTGAATACGATGCTAAACGCCAGCCATTACGCGCCGTGGAATTCGACTGGTATTAA
- a CDS encoding multifunctional CCA addition/repair protein, which translates to MQIYLVGGAVRDNLLGLPVTERDYVVVGSEAQTLLDLGYQPVGRDFPVFLHPQTKEEYALARIERKQGKGYTGFACYAAPDVTLEQDLLRRDLTINAIAQDQSGQLYDPYGGVNDLNDRILRHISPAFSEDPLRVLRVARFAARFHHLGFSIAPETLALMRQLSRSGELNHLTPERVWKELEKVLSNRNPQIFFEILHDCEALSVLLPEVEALFGVPARPDWHPEVDTGIHVMMALREASQRSDLLAVRFATLCHDLGKAQTPEDVLPSHHGHGDRGLPLIRNLCQRLRVPNDCRDLALLVSELHSLVHTALQLRPATMLKLFDRLDVWRKPERLSQLLLCCQADFHGRLGFAEREYLQPNYVQEAYDAATAIAVRPIVEAGYTGEAIRQQLSRRRIFAIRDVHCRWNDI; encoded by the coding sequence GTACGTGACAATCTGCTGGGGTTGCCAGTCACAGAGCGGGATTATGTCGTGGTTGGTAGTGAAGCACAGACATTATTGGATTTGGGCTACCAGCCTGTTGGTCGCGATTTTCCCGTATTTTTACATCCACAAACCAAAGAAGAGTACGCACTGGCACGTATTGAACGTAAACAGGGCAAAGGTTACACCGGTTTTGCCTGTTACGCTGCGCCCGATGTCACATTGGAGCAAGATCTGCTGCGCCGCGATCTGACTATTAACGCCATTGCTCAAGATCAATCCGGTCAGCTCTACGATCCTTATGGCGGGGTCAACGATCTGAATGATCGTATTTTACGTCATATCTCGCCGGCTTTTAGTGAAGATCCGCTACGCGTGTTACGTGTCGCCCGTTTCGCCGCACGCTTTCATCATCTGGGGTTTTCCATTGCCCCGGAAACACTGGCACTCATGCGCCAGCTCAGTCGTAGTGGTGAGTTAAACCATCTAACACCCGAGCGCGTGTGGAAAGAACTGGAAAAAGTATTATCTAATCGTAATCCCCAGATCTTTTTTGAGATCCTGCATGATTGCGAGGCGTTAAGCGTGTTATTGCCGGAAGTGGAAGCGCTGTTTGGCGTGCCGGCACGCCCAGACTGGCACCCGGAGGTAGATACCGGTATTCATGTCATGATGGCATTACGCGAAGCCAGCCAGCGCAGTGATTTGTTGGCGGTACGTTTTGCAACCCTGTGCCATGATTTAGGCAAGGCACAAACACCTGAAGATGTCTTACCAAGCCATCATGGGCATGGCGATCGTGGTTTACCCTTGATCCGCAACCTGTGTCAGCGATTACGCGTACCGAATGATTGCCGCGATCTGGCTTTATTAGTCAGCGAATTGCATTCGTTGGTGCATACCGCATTACAGCTGCGTCCGGCGACCATGCTGAAACTGTTTGATCGGTTAGATGTCTGGCGTAAGCCGGAGCGCTTGTCACAGCTGTTACTCTGCTGTCAGGCCGATTTTCACGGTCGCCTTGGTTTTGCTGAGCGGGAATATTTGCAACCGAATTATGTGCAAGAAGCCTATGACGCTGCCACGGCTATCGCGGTCAGACCGATTGTTGAAGCCGGTTACACGGGGGAAGCCATACGGCAACAACTCAGTCGTCGCCGTATTTTTGCGATCCGCGACGTGCATTGCCGCTGGAACGATATCTAA